CGATGAGCACCACGACCGAGAGCAGGATCTTCGGCAGCACCCGCGCCGCCTGGGCCAGGGCGGGCCGGGTGAAGCCGAGCCCGATCTGGCAGCCGATGGCCCCGAACCCGATGGCGGTGAACCATTGCGGCAGCTGCAGCTCCAGCAGCCCCATGGAATGCAGCGCCGAGCCGACGATCAACGGCAGGAGGATAGGCCCGGCCGGGACCCGCAGGACCTTGCCGAGCCAGGCGCCGCCCAGCGCCAGGACCAGGGCGTTGGCGAAGGGCATGGGCTCGATGACTGGGAACCACGGGGCGGGCGGTGGGGGCGCCACGGCCAGCCAGTGGGCGATGACGGCCGCGCTGGCCACCACGCAGGCCACGCGCGTGTACTGCATCAGCGCGACCATCCGCACATCCGCCCCGAAGGCCTCCGCCATCACCACCATGGCGGAGGCACCGCCGGGCGCGCTCCCCCAGATGGCGGTGGTGCCGGGCAGCACGCGCCAGAAGCTCATCAGCCAGCCCAGCACGCTGCTGGCGGCGAGGGTGGCGAGCACCGCCAGCAGGATCAGCGGCCAGTCGTCCAGGAAGGAGTGCAGGATGCCCGGGGTGACGATCGTGGCGATCAGCGCCCCCACCATGCCCTGCGCCCCGAGGTAGAGCGGCCTGGGCAGGCGGAGGGTGGCGCCGGAGACGCTGACGAGGATGCCCGCCAGCATCGGCCCCATCAGGGCCGATCCGGGCAGGCCGGCCTCGTGGAAGCCGAGGGAGAGCAGGGCGGCCCCGGCGACGAGGAGGGCCCACTGGGCCGGGCGGGGCAGCCGCGCGATGCCATGTCCCATGCCGGTGCCCGTCTGCTGCATCGCGGCAACCTAACAGGCGGGGAAGGGGCCGTCATGGCCGCCCCACCCCACTTCGCCCCGCCCGGTGGGCCCTCCCCCAGGGACGGGGCCTGAGCTATCACCGGAGCATCCCGAACGGAGGCCGGTGGCGCGATGGCGAGCTATGACCTGATCCTGCGCGGCGGCACGCTGGTGCTGCCCTGGGGCGAGACGGTGGCCGATGTCGCCGTGCGGGCGGGGAAGATCGTGACCATCGGCGACCTCCGCACCGACGGGGCGGCCGAGGTCATCGACTGCGCCGGGCTGCACGTGCTGCCCGGGCTGATCGACCCACATGTCCACCTGCGCGACCCCGGCGACCCGAAGGTGGAGACCATGGGCACGGGCACGAAGGGCGCCGTGCTGGGCGGGCTGACGGCGGTGTTCGACATGCCGAACACCCAGCCCTCCATCACCGATCGCGAACAACTGGACTGGAAGCGCGGGCATATCCGCGAGACGGCGTACTGCGATGTCGGCATGTACATCGGCGGGGCGCGCAGCAACGTGGGCGAGCTCGGCGCGCTGGAGCGGGAGCCGAACGTCTGCGCCATCAAGGTCTTCGCGGGCTCCTCCACCGGCGACCTGATGATCGAGGACGACGAGACGCTGGAGCGGGTGATGCGCAACGGCGGCCGCCGCATCGCCTACCACTCCGAGGACGAGTACCGGCTGCAGCAGAGGAAGCCGATGTTCGCGGCCGGCGGCCCCCACCGGCTCCACATGGAGTGGCGCGACGTGGAGTGCGCCTTCCTCGGGACGCGCCGCCTGATGGCGCTGGCGCGGAAGACGAACCGCCCCGCCCACATCCTGCACGTCTCCACCGCGGAAGAGCTGGAGTACATGAAGGACTTCCGCGACGTGGGCACGGTGGAGGTGCTGCTGAACCACCTGACCCAGTGGGCGCCGGACGCCTACGAGGCGCTGGGCGGCTACGCCGTGATGAACCCGCCCATCCGCGACAAGCGCCACTACGACGCCGCCTGGGCGGCGGTGGCGGACGGCACCGTGGACACGGTGGGCAGCGACCACGCGCCGCACAGCAGGGAGGCGAAGGAGCGGCCCTGGCCCGCCACCGCCGCGGGGCTGACGGGCGTGCAGACGATCGTGCCGCTGATGCTGAACCACGTGTCGGAGGGGCGGCTCTCACTCTCGCGCCTGGCGGACCTGATGTCGGCGGGGCCGGCGCGGGTCTATGGCGCCATCGGCAAGGGGCGCCTGGCCGCGGGCTACGACGCGGACTTCACCGTGGTGGACATGGGCAGGTCCCGCACGATCGAGCCCGACTGGCTGACCGCCCCCTGCGGCTGGAGCCCCTTCGCGGGCGCCCGCTGCCAGGGCTGGCCCGTGATGACGGTGATCCGTGGCCGCGCCGTGATGCGGGAAGATGAGGTGATCGGCGCGCCCTCCGGCGAGCCCGTGCGTTTCGGAGGGACGCGCGTGGAATAGGGCGGGTCAGCCCCGACCCGCACTCCGGCGGGGCCGCCAGCCCGGCCCCGGTGGCCGATCAGGCCGGCACGATCGCCAGCGCCACGTCGCCCCCGGTGAAGGAGAGGGCGAGGCGCAGCCCCGCGCCGTCCGCCGTCGCCTCCATGCGCCCGGCCTCCTCACCGGCCCGGGTGTCGAAGAGCACCACGCGGTAGCGGCCGGGCGCGAGGCCGGGCATCCGCAGCCGGGCCTCGACGGTGCCGGCAGAGGCCACGAAGCGCCGCCCCTCCAGCGCCTCGCCCAGCTCCTGCCGCAGCAGCCACACCACCGCCTGCGAGGCATCGCCGCAGCCGAAGGCGTGCACCGCGCCCGCCTCCACCGCGATCTCGTCGTTCAGGTTGCGGCGGAGGAAGCGCGGCCAGTCGATCAGCGGCAGGAAGCGCGAGAGCGCGGCCTGGGCACCGCGCATCCCCGGCGTCAGCTCGTGCGGGGAACGGTTCGGCCAGCGCATCCCGCCGCCCGCGCCGCCGGAGGCGAGGTGCGCCCATTGAATGTGGCGGAAGTACTCGTCGTCATAGGCCGCGGGCAGGGTGATGCCGTGGTCCTTGAAGGTGTGGATCGGCCCGTGCTCGGAGTCGAAGAAGGGGCGGAGGTCGTTGATCTCCGCCAGCGCCTCCCGCGTCAGCCGCCCCGCGCTCACGGCGGGGGCCACCGTGTCCATCGGGTCGTCGATCGTGCCTTCCTCGTAGAAGTGGCTGTTGGCGAAATCGAGGAGCGGGTGGCGGAAGATCGGCTCCACGATCCAGGGCTTCCAGATCAGCTCCGGCCCGAAGACGGAGACGCATTGCAGGTGCGCCCGCCCGTGCAGCCGGATCTCCAGCTCCCGCAGGAAGGGGCTCACGTCGTCGATGAGGTTCGGGAAGGCGTCCGGCCGGTTGTCGCCCTGGGCCGGGTGCATCTCGTTCCACAGGTCCCAGGCGAAGAGGACGCCGCTGCCGCCCCAGCGCCCGGTGGCGAAGGCCAGGCGCGCCTTCAGCAGCGCGCGCGTCTCCGGGCAGACCATGAGCTGCGAACGGTCCGCGCAGGGCCCGCCATGGGCACGGTTCCAGGGATGGCTGTCGAAGCGGATCCAGGTGAAGAAGGTGTCCATCGGCGTGAGCAGGATGTAGAGCCCGACCCGCTCGCACAGGGCGAAAAGGTCGTCCCATAACTCCACCATGGCCGGGACGAAGGTCCCGGCCGGGCGCTCGAAGTAGTGCTCCTCGCCCTCCGCGTACTCCAGCATCAGCCGCAGGCAGGTGACGCCGCTCGCCCGCAACCCGCGCAGGTGCCGCTCCACCCCCGGCAGGTCGCGGCGGCCGAGCAGGCCGGACAGCTCGGGCCAGGAGATCGCGTCGTTCTGGCCGATCGGCGTCCAGGGCTCGCCGGCGGCGGTGACGAAGTAGGGGGCGCCCGGCGCGCGCTCGATCCAGGGCAGACCGCCCGTCATCGTGGAAGCGGGGCGGGGCAGTGCGCTGGTGGACATGGCCGGCAATAGGCCGCAGCGGCCCGTTGCCGTCCAGGGGGGCTTCAGCGGGCGGCTCAGGCCGCCGCTTGCAGGTGCCGCGCGAAGGCGTCGCGGATGGCGGCCATGGCCTGGGCGGCGTTCTCCGCGTGGCGGCGGGCCGCCTTCTCGCTCGGATCCACCTCGTCCACCGCCTCGGCCGCGGCCTCCGCCGCCTCGCCGAAGCCGTCGCGCAGCTCCTCCAGCCAGTTCCGCACGTCCTCGGCCTCGCCGGAGGCGCGCAGGTCGTCCACCACCGCGTCCACCTCCCGCGCCATGCGGTCCGGGCTCGCGCCGCGCTGGAGCACGGTGGAGAGGCGGGTGAAGGCGGCGCGCGTGGGCGAGGGGGCGCGCCGGGGCGCCGCGGCGGGCGATCGGGCCATGGGGGGCTCTCTTCGATTCGGGACGGGGGTTCGGGAAGGGGCGGCAGCCTGCCGCGCGGACCGGGAAAATGGGGATGGAACGCCCGAAAACCAAGCTTCAAGGGCCTGAACGGGCGGGCTTTTCGCGCTCAGATCAGCCGCTCCGGCCAGGGTTCGGGTGGCGGGCCTGGCCTCGCATCCCCCACGCCCCGGGGGGGCGGGTCGCCGGGAACGGGGCCTGACCAGCAATCCACCGCCCCGAGGCTGCGGGTGCAGCGAGGCTGCTCCATCGTCACCGCCTCCGGCCGGCAGTAGCGCTCCCCGGCGTCGAGATAGGCGATGGAGCAGTCCCGCCCGGAGACGCCGGAGACCACGAGGTCCGGCACCGCGCGCCCGGTGAGCATCAGGGAGACCCCGTTCACGGCGGCGATCGGCACCACCGCCTCGCACCCCGGCAGAACTGCGAGGAGCAGGGGGAGCAGGAGGAGCAGGGCGAGAGGAGGGGCGGGGCGCGGCATGGCCCCATGAGACACGCGCCGGGCTTAACGCCCCGTGACGCGCCCGCTATACCCCGGCCCCGATTGCCTGTTGGCCGAGGCCGGACCGCCAGGGCCCTGAGGGGGCCCACCAGGGAACCAGGGCCCCTTGAGGGACCCGCCAGGGAAAAGGAACCCGCGTGCCCG
This genomic window from Pararoseomonas sp. SCSIO 73927 contains:
- a CDS encoding AbrB family transcriptional regulator — encoded protein: MQQTGTGMGHGIARLPRPAQWALLVAGAALLSLGFHEAGLPGSALMGPMLAGILVSVSGATLRLPRPLYLGAQGMVGALIATIVTPGILHSFLDDWPLILLAVLATLAASSVLGWLMSFWRVLPGTTAIWGSAPGGASAMVVMAEAFGADVRMVALMQYTRVACVVASAAVIAHWLAVAPPPPAPWFPVIEPMPFANALVLALGGAWLGKVLRVPAGPILLPLIVGSALHSMGLLELQLPQWFTAIGFGAIGCQIGLGFTRPALAQAARVLPKILLSVVVLIALCGAMSLGLARILGLDPLTAYLAMSPGGIDSVAVIGAASGADMSFVMALQTMRMLVVVLVGPPLSRALARGLDRRADTPSP
- a CDS encoding dihydroorotase, with amino-acid sequence MASYDLILRGGTLVLPWGETVADVAVRAGKIVTIGDLRTDGAAEVIDCAGLHVLPGLIDPHVHLRDPGDPKVETMGTGTKGAVLGGLTAVFDMPNTQPSITDREQLDWKRGHIRETAYCDVGMYIGGARSNVGELGALEREPNVCAIKVFAGSSTGDLMIEDDETLERVMRNGGRRIAYHSEDEYRLQQRKPMFAAGGPHRLHMEWRDVECAFLGTRRLMALARKTNRPAHILHVSTAEELEYMKDFRDVGTVEVLLNHLTQWAPDAYEALGGYAVMNPPIRDKRHYDAAWAAVADGTVDTVGSDHAPHSREAKERPWPATAAGLTGVQTIVPLMLNHVSEGRLSLSRLADLMSAGPARVYGAIGKGRLAAGYDADFTVVDMGRSRTIEPDWLTAPCGWSPFAGARCQGWPVMTVIRGRAVMREDEVIGAPSGEPVRFGGTRVE